Proteins encoded within one genomic window of Melospiza georgiana isolate bMelGeo1 chromosome 24, bMelGeo1.pri, whole genome shotgun sequence:
- the NKAIN1 gene encoding sodium/potassium-transporting ATPase subunit beta-1-interacting protein 1: MGRCNGRCTLVGFCCLQLVAALERQIFDFLGYQWAPILANFLHIMAVILGIFGTIQYRSRYLMMYAVWLVLWVGWNAFIICFYLEVGRLSQDRDFIMTFNTSLHRSWWMENGPGCLVTPVLNSPLAPEDHHVITVSGCLLDYQYIEVVSSATQIFLALFGFVYACYVSKVFLEEEDSFDFIGGFDSYGYQAPQKTSHLQLQPLYTSG; this comes from the exons GTCGCTGCTCTGGAGAGGCAGATCTTTGATTTCCTGGGATACCAGTGGGCCCCCATCCTGGCCAACTTCCTGCACATCATGGCCgtgattttggggattttcGGGACCATCCAGTACAGATCCAGATACCTCATGATG TACGCCGTGTGGTTGGTGCTGTGGGTCGGCTGGAACGCCTTCATCATCTGCTTCTACCTGGAGGTCGGGCGCTTGTCACAG gaccGGGATTTCATCATGACCTTCAACACGTCCCTGCACCGCTCGTGGTGGATGGAGAACGGCCCTGGCTGTTTGGTGACGCCGGTGCTCAACTCCCCGCTGGCGCCCGAGGATCACCACGTCATCACGGTCAGCGGCTGCCTGCTGGACTACCAGTACATCGAGGTGGTGAGCAGCGCCACGCAGATCTTCCTGGCG CTCTTCGGCTTCGTCTACGCCTGCTACGTCAGCAAAGTgttcctggaggaggaggacagcT TTGATTTCATCGGTGGCTTTGACTCCTACGGCTACCAGGCACCCCAGAAGACGTCGCACCTGCAGCTACAGCCGCTCTACAC CTCGGGATAA